One genomic window of Trichosurus vulpecula isolate mTriVul1 chromosome X, mTriVul1.pri, whole genome shotgun sequence includes the following:
- the LOC118832687 gene encoding uncharacterized protein LOC118832687, translating to MSLGLPDLSPSVSPKREQHQQGPSIWYQLGHFLGLLDFMFSMSIHEFHVPMDFKQRVEMADEDLYAVMQAKDQGGDGKGVKGRSPSGRSSFSSVRVVISSPVRPRRPDSQQAAGTVGDRARGSEEPLLLLLLLLPPLLLLLLLLLLPQLPPLPPPPPPPLPVGGIMSRKGKSGVSSMNDEEALTFSSDEAKGDDLQEIKKELVKIEEKVDALLASLEQMESDPSEQCEPYVRNRPEEEMESNNTMQDAETNMEMEESGGIDDDAGNHA from the exons ATGTCTCTAGGCCTCCCTGATCTGAGCCCAAGTGTCAGTCCCAAAAGAGAGCAGCATCAGCAGGGACCTAGTATCTGGTACCAGCTTGGCCACTTCCTAG gtctactggatttcatgttcTCCATGAGCATTCATGAGTTCCACgtgccaatg gacttcaAG CAAAGAGTGGAGATGGCCGATGAAGATCTGTATGCAGTGATGCAAGCCAAGGATCAAGGTGGTGATGGCAAAGGAGTCAAGGGCCGGTCTCCTAGTGGCAGAA GTTCCTTCAGCAGTGTGAGA GTGGTGATATCGAGTCCTGTGAGGCCCAGGAGGCCAGACTCCCAGCAGGCAGCTGGAACAGTCGGTGACAGAGCCCGAGGGAGCGAggagccactgctgctgctgctgctgctgctgccgccgctgttgctgctgctgctgctgctgctgctgccccagcTGCCGcctctgccgccgccgccgccgccgccgctgccagTCGGAG GAATCATGTCCCGCAAAGGCAAAAGTGGCGTCTCTTCCATGAATGATGAGGAGGCCCTTACGTTCTCTTCCGATGAAGCAAAAGGCGATGATCTCCAGGAAATTAAGAAGGAGCTGGTGAAGATTGAGGAGAAGGTGGATGCTCTGCTGGCCAGCCTGGAGCAGATGGAAAGTGATCCGAGTGAGCAATGTGAACCCTACGTGAGGAATAGACctgaggaggagatggagagcaACAATACCATGCAGGATGCTGAGACCAACATGGAGATGGAGGAGAGTGGAGGCATCGATGACGACGCCGGAAACCATGCTTAG
- the LOC118832646 gene encoding RNA-binding Raly-like protein: MCEVVRLSSSDEEEEVRDDGCSWAGLRRKYTPPKKWWSNGGVLLEAASDAVQREEVGIQAGTSSHRGKRARPLKRMQQGPARKLPRQKVENLNTVKKELAKIKNKVDSLLSCVERLENKEKPQGRKRGRPPKKQGESSNDKQTAASNTGYGSSTSQSSGGRGCYQAKQKEGMKTEEEGNPLPDMEDTIMQFNKQRNNRTYKPAKRRVSWAPTVTVWGSTGSPA, translated from the exons ATGTGTGAGGTAGTCCGCCTGAGTAGCtctgatgaggaggaggaggtccGTGACGATGGCTGCAGTTGGGCTGGCCTACGTCGGAAGTATACACCACCAAAGAAGTGGTGGAGTAATGGTGGTGTACTTCTAGAGGCCGCATCGGATGCTGTTCAGCGTGAGGAGGTGGGAATTCAAG CAGGAACCAGCTCCCACCGTGGGAAAAGGGCCCGGCCTTTGAAGAGGATGCAGCAGGGTCCTGCCAGGAAGCTTCCCAGGCAGAAAGTGGAAAACCTGAACACCGTGAAGAAGGAGCTCGCCAAGATCAAGAACAAAGTGGATTCTCTGCTGTCCTGCGTGGAACGCCTGGAGAACAAGGAAAAGCCCCAAGGCAGGAAAAGGGGCAGGCCTCCAAAGAAGCAAG GCGAGTCAAGCAATGACAAACAGACCGCTGCTTCCAACACTGGCTATGGCAGTTCTACATCCCAATCCTCCGGAGGAAGAGGCTGTTACCAGGCGAAGCAGAAGGAAGGCATGAAGACTGAGGAGGAAGGAAACCCACTGCCCGACATGGAAGACACCATAATGCAGTTCAACAAACAGAGGAACAACAGAACCTACAAGCCAGCCAAGCGCAGGGTGAGCTGGGCACCAACAGTCACCGTATGGGGCAGCACAGGCAGCCCTGCTTAG
- the LOC118832652 gene encoding basic salivary proline-rich protein 1-like, which translates to MSEDPKRGNETSKVDEEEQAWPKESAEDCQGSQTPKKVPFQGDSQAGAASADQSPTCDPGLEISGDREMEEGGSKGQGKGGSGAKGGQRGPNPKSSKGKGEDPQGIRRDLAKIEQKVDILLEWMDQFTKEAGPPPVVAEKESPQSDQAPPPPPPPPPPPPAPSLPAPQQQHQGGKGHKRSKGGAKAAAAELGGGGGNKSA; encoded by the exons ATGAGTGAAGACCCCAAACGGGGCAATGAAACCAGCAAGGTTGACGAGGAGGAGCAGGCCTGGCCCAAGGAAAGTGCAGAAGACTGCCAGGGAAGTCAGACTCCCAAGAAAGTGCCTTTCCAGGGTGATTCTCAGGCTGGGGCGGCTTCAGCTGACCAGTCCCCCACTTGTGACCCAGGTCTGGAGATCTCAGGAGACCGAGAAATGGAGGAAG GTGGCTCCAAGGGCCAGGGCAAAGGAGGCTCTGGAGCCAAGGGTGGGCAGCGAGGCCCGAACCCCAAGTCGTCCAAAGGGAAGGGCGAGGATCCCCAGGGCATCCGGAGAGATCTGGCTAAGATTGAGCAGAAGGTGGACATTCTGCTGGAGTGGATGGATCAGTTTACCAAGGAGGCTGGACCTCCGCCGGTTGTTGCTGAGAAGGAATCGCCACAGTCTGATCAGGctccgcctccgcctccgcctccgcctccgcctccgcctGCTCCGTCTCTGCCAGCCCCGCAGCAGCAGCACCAGGGTGGTAAAGGCCACAAGAGGTCCAAGGGAGGCGCCAAGGCAGCTGCGGCCGAGCTTGGCGGCGGCGGTGGCAACAAGTCGGCCTAA